A single region of the Chrysoperla carnea chromosome 5, inChrCarn1.1, whole genome shotgun sequence genome encodes:
- the LOC123301677 gene encoding uncharacterized protein LOC123301677 gives MEMSIQCLKLFICVLLTQNLLNVTNSETLSTATVDDEDHSHTNTNTAVPHSRQKRLLWVTEDGRIALPPGTTLVITPSLSLPFIRYPPDGFFSNMSIALPITIDFNKLGLTDNQNPYGVVPPLLARSMGRATGSLLGSYIRELFSRRKKRDTTPIEIPEQIRNELHGGERALLFTVVEDLLSNFGMDGKACLLRAICEVHSHPLHNFGLFGEVLKLFLSASKSPYSDYLTEYVEAERAGAGFDDKPPGECWPYLKQCPKSLFRNSHNLYSKESNEVFHESENTNSIIEDEDNQNEEDAIRSSNVMLNVNKPPNM, from the exons ATGGAAATGAGTatacaatgtttaaaattattcatatgtgTATTGTTAACAcagaatttattaaatgtaacgAATTCTGAGACATTATCTACCGCAACTGTCGACGATGAAGATCATAGTCATACGAATACGAATACAGCAGTGCCACATTCAAGACAAAAACGTTTATTATGGGTAACAGAAGATGGTAGAATTGCATTACCACCGGGTACAACGTTAGTTATAACACCATCACTATCATTACCATTTATTCGGTATCCACCAGATGGTTTCTTTTCAAATATGAGTATTGCATTACCAATtacaa ttgattttaataaattgggtTTAACGGATAATCAAAATCCATATGGAGTAGTTCCACCATTATTGGCCCGATCAATGGGTCGTGCAACTGGCAGTCTATTAGGTAGCTACATACGAGAACTGTTTTCGAGAAGAAAAAAACGTGATACAACACCAATTGAAATCCCTGAACAAATTCGTAATGAATTACATGGTGGCGAAAGGGCGTTATTGTTCACAGTCGTTGAGGACTTGTTAAGTAATTTTGGTATGGATGGAAAGGCTTGTTTATTGCGAGCTATTTGTGAGGTTCATTCACATCCCTTGCATAATTTTGGTTTGTTTGGTGAAgtgttaaaactatttttaag tgccAGTAAATCTCCATACTCCGATTACTTAACCGAATATGTTGAAGCAGAACGAGCAGGTGCTGGCTTTGATGATAAGCCCCCTGGTGAATGTTGGccatatttaaaacaatgtcCGAAATCCTTATTTAGAAATTCACATAATTTATATAG caaagaATCAAATGAAGTATTTCACGAAAGCGAAAATACAAACTCAATAATTGAGGATGAAGACAATCAAAATGAAGAAGATGCCATACGATCGTCAAATGTTATGCTAAATGTAAATAAACCTCCAAACATGTAA